AATAACCCCTTATTAAAAGCTTCTTCATCATAGAATGCTTTAGGCTCTCTATATTCCATTTACAATAATCCTTGATTTTTTATTTTATTAAAGAAATTACTTTAAAGACTTCATTATAGCTACACCATTACTAGTACCTATTCTATTAGCACCAGCATTTATCATTTTTATAGCATCTTCATAAGTTTTGATTCCGCCGGAAGCTTTAACTCCTACTTTATCACCGACTGTTTTTCTCATAAGCTCAACGTCATGCTCTGTAGCTCCTCCTGTAGAAAAACCAGTGGAAGTCTTAACAAAATCTGCTCCAAACTCTTTAGCTATCTTACAAGCTAACACCTTCTCTTCATCTGTTAAAAGGCAAGTTTCTATAATTACTTTAAGTACTCCAACATGACAAGCATCTCTTACTTTTTTAATATCTCTTTCAAATAAATCTATCTTTTTGCTTTTTAAAAAACCAATATTTGCTACCATATCTATTTCATTAGCACCGCTGTCAATAGCAAATTTTGTTTCATAAGCCTTAGCCTCTTTAATCATAGCTCCAAGAGGGAACCCTACAACTGAACAAACCTTAACATTTGAATGTAAAAGAAAATTGTACGCAACATTAACATAAGCAGAATTAACACATAACGAATAAAAATTATGCTCCTTAGCTTCTATACATAATTTCCTTATATCATCTATTGTAGCATCTGCTCTTAATATAGTATGATCTATAA
The Brachyspira sp. SAP_772 genome window above contains:
- the deoC gene encoding deoxyribose-phosphate aldolase; its protein translation is MENLNQFIDHTILRADATIDDIRKLCIEAKEHNFYSLCVNSAYVNVAYNFLLHSNVKVCSVVGFPLGAMIKEAKAYETKFAIDSGANEIDMVANIGFLKSKKIDLFERDIKKVRDACHVGVLKVIIETCLLTDEEKVLACKIAKEFGADFVKTSTGFSTGGATEHDVELMRKTVGDKVGVKASGGIKTYEDAIKMINAGANRIGTSNGVAIMKSLK